Proteins found in one Muntiacus reevesi chromosome 2, mMunRee1.1, whole genome shotgun sequence genomic segment:
- the LOC136161839 gene encoding zinc finger protein 418-like isoform X1: MAAAAAALREQPQVSVNFEDVAVTFSWEEWGLLDESQRCLYRDVMLENLALITSLGCCHEVENEKTSFEQNVYFQRMSQIRTPKADLSSRKAHPCQLCVQILIDFLYLDECQGIHSKQKLHRSGKQLYVSTNLHQHQKQCIGEKLFRRDVDRTSFVMNCKLHVSGKSLVFRVVEKDFLTRSQFLQQWATNTWERSSRTECEAAFQRGKTYPNWGEVSKKSHLIVHQRVHTRERPYKCSECGKSFSRNSTLLQHQRIHTGERPYECSECGKTFNQRSALHQHQRLHTGSRPYKCTDCGKSFADNSIFIKHRRIHTGERPYECSKCGKAFSQSSSLLRHQRVHTGERPYECGECGKSFRQKPNLIQHWRIHTRERPFKCEKLFSNKSHLTEHQRVHTRERPYECGECKKFFSKRSHLIIHQRVHTGERPYKCSECGKSFSQNSTLLQHQRIHTGERPYECSECGKTFNQRSALHQHQRLHTDSRPYKCTDCGKSFDDNSTFIKHRRIHTGERPYECSECGKAFSQSSSLLRHWRVHAGERPYECGECGKSFRQKPNLIQHWRIHTREKPFKCEKLFSNKSHLTEHQRVHTRERPYECGECKKFFSKRSHLIIHQRVHTGERPYKCSECRKSFSQNSTLLQHQRIHTGERPYECSECGKTFNQCSVLHPHQRLHTGSRPYKCTVCGKSFADNSTFIKHRRIHTGERSYECSKCGKAFSQSSSLLRHHRVHWRKILQVKKI, from the exons GTCAGTGTGAACTTTGAAGATGTAGCTGTGACCTTTTCCTGGGAGGAATGGGGTCTCCTTGATGAGTCTCAGAGATGCCTGTACCGtgatgtgatgctggagaacttGGCACTTATAACCTCCCTGG GTTGTTGCCATGAAGTGGAGAACGAGAAGACTTCTTTTGagcaaaatgtttattttcaaagaatgtcACAGATCAGGACTCCCAAGGCAGATCTATCCTCCAGAAAGGCCCACCCCTGTCAACTATGTGTCCAAATATTGATAGACTTTCTGTACTTGGATGAATGTCAAGGAATACATTCAAAGCAGAAATTACATAGGTCTGGGAAACAGTTGTATGTCAGCACAAACCTTCATCAGCATCAGAAGCAGTGCATCGGGGAGAAACTCTTCAGAAGAGATGTGGATAGAACTTCATTTGTGATGAACTGCAAACTCCATGTGTCAGGAAAGTCATTAGTTTTCAGGGTGGTTGAGAAGGACTTCTTGACCAGGTCTCAATTTCTCCAGCAATGGGCTACTAACACCTGGGAGAGGTCAAGCAGAACTGAGTGTGAGGCAGCCTTTCAGAGGGGAAAAACTTATCCTAACTGGGGAGAAGTTAGCAAGAAGTCACACCTCATTGTACACCAGAGAGTTCACACCAGGGAAAGGCCGTATaaatgcagtgaatgtgggaagtCATTTAGCCGAAACTCTACGCTCCTTCAACATCAGAGAATCCACACTGGAGAAAGGCCTtatgagtgcagtgaatgtgggaaaactTTTAATCAACGTTCTGCTCTTCATCAGCATCAGAGACTTCACACTGGTTCAAGGCCTTATAAGTGCACTGATTGTGGGAAGTCCTTTGCCGATAATTCCATCTTCATTAAACACaggagaattcacactggagaaaggcctTATGAGTGCAGCAAATGTGGGAAAGCATTTTCCCAAAGTTCTTCACTCCTTCGACATCAGAGGGTTCACACTGGGGAAAGGCCTTATGAATGTGGAGAGTGTGGAAAATCATTTAGGCAAAAGCCCAACCTTATTCAACATTGGAGAATTCACACTAGAGAAAGACCCTTTAAATGTGAGAAATTATTTAGCAACAAGTCCCATCTCACTGAACACCAAAGAGTTCACACTAGAGAAAGGCCATATGAGTGTGGGGAATGTAAGAAATTCTTTAGCAAAAGGTCCCACCTTATTATACACCAGAGAGTTCACACCGGGGAAAGGCCGTATaaatgcagtgaatgtgggaaatcaTTTAGCCAGAACTCTACGCTCCTTCAACATCAGAGAATCCACACTGGAGAAAGACCTtatgagtgcagtgaatgtgggaaaactTTTAATCAACGTTCTGCTCTTCATCAGCATCAGAGACTTCACACTGATTCAAGGCCTTATAAGTGCACTGATTGTGGGAAATCCTTTGATGATAATTCCACCTTCATTAAACACaggagaattcacactggagaaaggccttatgagtgcagtgaatgtgggaaagcaTTTTCCCAAAGTTCTTCACTCCTTCGACATTGGAGAGTTCATGCTGGAGAAAGGCCTTATGAATGTGGAGAGTGTGGAAAATCATTTAGGCAAAAGCCCAACCTTATTCAACATTGGAGAATTCACACTAGAGAAAAACCTTTTAAATGTGAGAAATTATTTAGCAACAAGTCCCATCTCACTGAACACCAAAGAGTTCACACTAGAGAAAGGCCATATGAGTGTGGGGAATGTAAGAAATTCTTTAGCAAGAGGTCCCACCTCATTATACACCAGAGAGTTCACACTGGGGAAAGGCCATATAAATGCAGTGAATGTAGGAAATCATTTAGCCAAAACTCTACGCTCCTTCAACATCAGAGAATCCACACTGGAGAAAGACCTtatgagtgcagtgaatgtgggaaaactTTTAATCAGTGTTCTGTTCTTCATCCGCATCAGCGACTTCACACTGGCTCAAGGCCTTATAAGTGCACTGTTTGTGGGAAATCCTTTGCTGATAATTCCACCTTCATTAAACACaggagaattcacactggagaaaggtCTTATGAATGCAGCAAATGTGGGAAAGCATTTTCCCAAAGTTCTTCACTCCTTCGACATCACAGAGTTCATTGGAGAAAAATCTTACAAGTAAAGAAAATTTGA
- the LOC136161839 gene encoding zinc finger protein 814-like isoform X2, translating to MLENLALITSLGCCHEVENEKTSFEQNVYFQRMSQIRTPKADLSSRKAHPCQLCVQILIDFLYLDECQGIHSKQKLHRSGKQLYVSTNLHQHQKQCIGEKLFRRDVDRTSFVMNCKLHVSGKSLVFRVVEKDFLTRSQFLQQWATNTWERSSRTECEAAFQRGKTYPNWGEVSKKSHLIVHQRVHTRERPYKCSECGKSFSRNSTLLQHQRIHTGERPYECSECGKTFNQRSALHQHQRLHTGSRPYKCTDCGKSFADNSIFIKHRRIHTGERPYECSKCGKAFSQSSSLLRHQRVHTGERPYECGECGKSFRQKPNLIQHWRIHTRERPFKCEKLFSNKSHLTEHQRVHTRERPYECGECKKFFSKRSHLIIHQRVHTGERPYKCSECGKSFSQNSTLLQHQRIHTGERPYECSECGKTFNQRSALHQHQRLHTDSRPYKCTDCGKSFDDNSTFIKHRRIHTGERPYECSECGKAFSQSSSLLRHWRVHAGERPYECGECGKSFRQKPNLIQHWRIHTREKPFKCEKLFSNKSHLTEHQRVHTRERPYECGECKKFFSKRSHLIIHQRVHTGERPYKCSECRKSFSQNSTLLQHQRIHTGERPYECSECGKTFNQCSVLHPHQRLHTGSRPYKCTVCGKSFADNSTFIKHRRIHTGERSYECSKCGKAFSQSSSLLRHHRVHWRKILQVKKI from the exons atgctggagaacttGGCACTTATAACCTCCCTGG GTTGTTGCCATGAAGTGGAGAACGAGAAGACTTCTTTTGagcaaaatgtttattttcaaagaatgtcACAGATCAGGACTCCCAAGGCAGATCTATCCTCCAGAAAGGCCCACCCCTGTCAACTATGTGTCCAAATATTGATAGACTTTCTGTACTTGGATGAATGTCAAGGAATACATTCAAAGCAGAAATTACATAGGTCTGGGAAACAGTTGTATGTCAGCACAAACCTTCATCAGCATCAGAAGCAGTGCATCGGGGAGAAACTCTTCAGAAGAGATGTGGATAGAACTTCATTTGTGATGAACTGCAAACTCCATGTGTCAGGAAAGTCATTAGTTTTCAGGGTGGTTGAGAAGGACTTCTTGACCAGGTCTCAATTTCTCCAGCAATGGGCTACTAACACCTGGGAGAGGTCAAGCAGAACTGAGTGTGAGGCAGCCTTTCAGAGGGGAAAAACTTATCCTAACTGGGGAGAAGTTAGCAAGAAGTCACACCTCATTGTACACCAGAGAGTTCACACCAGGGAAAGGCCGTATaaatgcagtgaatgtgggaagtCATTTAGCCGAAACTCTACGCTCCTTCAACATCAGAGAATCCACACTGGAGAAAGGCCTtatgagtgcagtgaatgtgggaaaactTTTAATCAACGTTCTGCTCTTCATCAGCATCAGAGACTTCACACTGGTTCAAGGCCTTATAAGTGCACTGATTGTGGGAAGTCCTTTGCCGATAATTCCATCTTCATTAAACACaggagaattcacactggagaaaggcctTATGAGTGCAGCAAATGTGGGAAAGCATTTTCCCAAAGTTCTTCACTCCTTCGACATCAGAGGGTTCACACTGGGGAAAGGCCTTATGAATGTGGAGAGTGTGGAAAATCATTTAGGCAAAAGCCCAACCTTATTCAACATTGGAGAATTCACACTAGAGAAAGACCCTTTAAATGTGAGAAATTATTTAGCAACAAGTCCCATCTCACTGAACACCAAAGAGTTCACACTAGAGAAAGGCCATATGAGTGTGGGGAATGTAAGAAATTCTTTAGCAAAAGGTCCCACCTTATTATACACCAGAGAGTTCACACCGGGGAAAGGCCGTATaaatgcagtgaatgtgggaaatcaTTTAGCCAGAACTCTACGCTCCTTCAACATCAGAGAATCCACACTGGAGAAAGACCTtatgagtgcagtgaatgtgggaaaactTTTAATCAACGTTCTGCTCTTCATCAGCATCAGAGACTTCACACTGATTCAAGGCCTTATAAGTGCACTGATTGTGGGAAATCCTTTGATGATAATTCCACCTTCATTAAACACaggagaattcacactggagaaaggccttatgagtgcagtgaatgtgggaaagcaTTTTCCCAAAGTTCTTCACTCCTTCGACATTGGAGAGTTCATGCTGGAGAAAGGCCTTATGAATGTGGAGAGTGTGGAAAATCATTTAGGCAAAAGCCCAACCTTATTCAACATTGGAGAATTCACACTAGAGAAAAACCTTTTAAATGTGAGAAATTATTTAGCAACAAGTCCCATCTCACTGAACACCAAAGAGTTCACACTAGAGAAAGGCCATATGAGTGTGGGGAATGTAAGAAATTCTTTAGCAAGAGGTCCCACCTCATTATACACCAGAGAGTTCACACTGGGGAAAGGCCATATAAATGCAGTGAATGTAGGAAATCATTTAGCCAAAACTCTACGCTCCTTCAACATCAGAGAATCCACACTGGAGAAAGACCTtatgagtgcagtgaatgtgggaaaactTTTAATCAGTGTTCTGTTCTTCATCCGCATCAGCGACTTCACACTGGCTCAAGGCCTTATAAGTGCACTGTTTGTGGGAAATCCTTTGCTGATAATTCCACCTTCATTAAACACaggagaattcacactggagaaaggtCTTATGAATGCAGCAAATGTGGGAAAGCATTTTCCCAAAGTTCTTCACTCCTTCGACATCACAGAGTTCATTGGAGAAAAATCTTACAAGTAAAGAAAATTTGA
- the LOC136161839 gene encoding zinc finger protein 814-like isoform X4: MSQIRTPKADLSSRKAHPCQLCVQILIDFLYLDECQGIHSKQKLHRSGKQLYVSTNLHQHQKQCIGEKLFRRDVDRTSFVMNCKLHVSGKSLVFRVVEKDFLTRSQFLQQWATNTWERSSRTECEAAFQRGKTYPNWGEVSKKSHLIVHQRVHTRERPYKCSECGKSFSRNSTLLQHQRIHTGERPYECSECGKTFNQRSALHQHQRLHTGSRPYKCTDCGKSFADNSIFIKHRRIHTGERPYECSKCGKAFSQSSSLLRHQRVHTGERPYECGECGKSFRQKPNLIQHWRIHTRERPFKCEKLFSNKSHLTEHQRVHTRERPYECGECKKFFSKRSHLIIHQRVHTGERPYKCSECGKSFSQNSTLLQHQRIHTGERPYECSECGKTFNQRSALHQHQRLHTDSRPYKCTDCGKSFDDNSTFIKHRRIHTGERPYECSECGKAFSQSSSLLRHWRVHAGERPYECGECGKSFRQKPNLIQHWRIHTREKPFKCEKLFSNKSHLTEHQRVHTRERPYECGECKKFFSKRSHLIIHQRVHTGERPYKCSECRKSFSQNSTLLQHQRIHTGERPYECSECGKTFNQCSVLHPHQRLHTGSRPYKCTVCGKSFADNSTFIKHRRIHTGERSYECSKCGKAFSQSSSLLRHHRVHWRKILQVKKI, encoded by the coding sequence atgtcACAGATCAGGACTCCCAAGGCAGATCTATCCTCCAGAAAGGCCCACCCCTGTCAACTATGTGTCCAAATATTGATAGACTTTCTGTACTTGGATGAATGTCAAGGAATACATTCAAAGCAGAAATTACATAGGTCTGGGAAACAGTTGTATGTCAGCACAAACCTTCATCAGCATCAGAAGCAGTGCATCGGGGAGAAACTCTTCAGAAGAGATGTGGATAGAACTTCATTTGTGATGAACTGCAAACTCCATGTGTCAGGAAAGTCATTAGTTTTCAGGGTGGTTGAGAAGGACTTCTTGACCAGGTCTCAATTTCTCCAGCAATGGGCTACTAACACCTGGGAGAGGTCAAGCAGAACTGAGTGTGAGGCAGCCTTTCAGAGGGGAAAAACTTATCCTAACTGGGGAGAAGTTAGCAAGAAGTCACACCTCATTGTACACCAGAGAGTTCACACCAGGGAAAGGCCGTATaaatgcagtgaatgtgggaagtCATTTAGCCGAAACTCTACGCTCCTTCAACATCAGAGAATCCACACTGGAGAAAGGCCTtatgagtgcagtgaatgtgggaaaactTTTAATCAACGTTCTGCTCTTCATCAGCATCAGAGACTTCACACTGGTTCAAGGCCTTATAAGTGCACTGATTGTGGGAAGTCCTTTGCCGATAATTCCATCTTCATTAAACACaggagaattcacactggagaaaggcctTATGAGTGCAGCAAATGTGGGAAAGCATTTTCCCAAAGTTCTTCACTCCTTCGACATCAGAGGGTTCACACTGGGGAAAGGCCTTATGAATGTGGAGAGTGTGGAAAATCATTTAGGCAAAAGCCCAACCTTATTCAACATTGGAGAATTCACACTAGAGAAAGACCCTTTAAATGTGAGAAATTATTTAGCAACAAGTCCCATCTCACTGAACACCAAAGAGTTCACACTAGAGAAAGGCCATATGAGTGTGGGGAATGTAAGAAATTCTTTAGCAAAAGGTCCCACCTTATTATACACCAGAGAGTTCACACCGGGGAAAGGCCGTATaaatgcagtgaatgtgggaaatcaTTTAGCCAGAACTCTACGCTCCTTCAACATCAGAGAATCCACACTGGAGAAAGACCTtatgagtgcagtgaatgtgggaaaactTTTAATCAACGTTCTGCTCTTCATCAGCATCAGAGACTTCACACTGATTCAAGGCCTTATAAGTGCACTGATTGTGGGAAATCCTTTGATGATAATTCCACCTTCATTAAACACaggagaattcacactggagaaaggccttatgagtgcagtgaatgtgggaaagcaTTTTCCCAAAGTTCTTCACTCCTTCGACATTGGAGAGTTCATGCTGGAGAAAGGCCTTATGAATGTGGAGAGTGTGGAAAATCATTTAGGCAAAAGCCCAACCTTATTCAACATTGGAGAATTCACACTAGAGAAAAACCTTTTAAATGTGAGAAATTATTTAGCAACAAGTCCCATCTCACTGAACACCAAAGAGTTCACACTAGAGAAAGGCCATATGAGTGTGGGGAATGTAAGAAATTCTTTAGCAAGAGGTCCCACCTCATTATACACCAGAGAGTTCACACTGGGGAAAGGCCATATAAATGCAGTGAATGTAGGAAATCATTTAGCCAAAACTCTACGCTCCTTCAACATCAGAGAATCCACACTGGAGAAAGACCTtatgagtgcagtgaatgtgggaaaactTTTAATCAGTGTTCTGTTCTTCATCCGCATCAGCGACTTCACACTGGCTCAAGGCCTTATAAGTGCACTGTTTGTGGGAAATCCTTTGCTGATAATTCCACCTTCATTAAACACaggagaattcacactggagaaaggtCTTATGAATGCAGCAAATGTGGGAAAGCATTTTCCCAAAGTTCTTCACTCCTTCGACATCACAGAGTTCATTGGAGAAAAATCTTACAAGTAAAGAAAATTTGA